A stretch of Planococcus citri chromosome 5, ihPlaCitr1.1, whole genome shotgun sequence DNA encodes these proteins:
- the LOC135847750 gene encoding retinol-binding protein pinta-like — MQQEVEKAWKISVQDELIRNTQLKMQHIDEIQTWIRSQSQLPKISDNQVILFLHATRYNLAESKKLIETYYKMRTQYRHYFAERDPLNESIIKAFNVAPSVIHGKDNLGRRILWSKLLDTDPQLYFPTIATKVMYMVLDVDQVENGTVPGYTLVLDGKGFSFSHAMRCSFTNGRQVVAYVQTASTVIIEKVYLLNLTSASEKLLYLLRPFIRSELLNKITTCTEDKISKIEEMIPKSSIPSDYNGEAPSIKELTEEHLEKLQSYRDWFVQEENLRMKDVKSIPSNETPLELEGTFNNLSVD; from the exons ATGCAGCAAGAGGTAGAAAAAGCGTGGAAAATTTCCGTCCAAGATGAGCTAATCAGAAATACTCAACTGAAGATGCAGCATATCGATGAGATTCAGACGTGGATTCGGTCCCAATCTCAGCTGCCAAAAATCTCAG ACAACCAAGTGATCCTTTTCCTTCACGCAACTCGTTACAATCTTGCCGAGTCAAAAAAGCTCATAGAAACTTACTACAAAATGAGAACCCAATACAGACACTATTTTGCTGAAAGGGATCCTCTGAACGAGAGCATTATCAAAGCCTTCAATGTAGC CCCTAGTGTGATACACGGTAAGGACAATTTAGGCAGACGAATACTTTGGTCAAAGTTACTCGACACAGATCCTCAACTTTATTTCCCTACCATCGCCACCAAAGTAATGTACATGGTTTTGGATGTCGACCAGGTGGAGAATGGCACAGTTCCTGGGTATACTTTGGTACTCGATGGTAAAGGATTCAGTTTTAGTCACGCGATGAGATGCTCGTTCACAAATGGTCGTCAAGTAGTAGCTTATGTACAA ACAGCTTCGACGGTGATAATAGAAAAAGTATACTTATTGAACCTAACGTCAGCCTCAGAGAAACTTCTCTACTTGCTCAGACCTTTCATACGATCAGAGCTCTTAAATAAG ATAACCACTTGTACAGAAGATAAGATATCTAAAATAGAAGAAATGATACCAAAGTCTTCAATTCCCTCGGATTATAACGGAGAAGCACCATCTATTAAAGAACTAACAG AGGAACATTTGGAGAAATTGCAATCTTATCGAGACTGGTTTGTGCAAGAAGAAAATCTACGTATGAAAGACGTCAAGTCGATTCCGTCGAATGAGACTCCATTAGAATTGGAAGGAACGTTTAATAATTTATCGGTTGAttaa